A window from Anser cygnoides isolate HZ-2024a breed goose chromosome 1, Taihu_goose_T2T_genome, whole genome shotgun sequence encodes these proteins:
- the SPRYD7 gene encoding SPRY domain-containing protein 7 isoform X2 gives MAASAFCCLRWCRDGGAGHIPLKEMPAVQLDTQRMGTDVVIVKNGRRICGTGGCLANAPLHQNKSYFEFKIQSTGIWGIGVATQKANLNQIPLGRDVHSLVMRNDGALYYNNEEKNRLPANNLPQEGDVVGITYDHVELNVYLNGKNMHCPASGIRGTVYPVVYGFEKILFEQQIF, from the exons ATGGCCGCCTCCGCCTTCTGCTGCCTCCGCTGGTGCCGGGATGGCGGCGCCGGCCACATCCCGCTGAAGGAGATGCCGGCGGTGCAGCTCGACACGCAGCGCATGG gAACAGATGTTGTCATTGTTAAAAACGGCAGGAGAATATGCGGCACAGGAGGCTGCCTAGCCAATGCACCTTTGCATCAGAACAAGAGCTATTTTGAGTTTAAAATCCAGTCCACAG GGATTTGGGGTATTGGAGTTGCAACCCAGAAAGCAAACTTGAATCAAATTCCACTGGGTCGAGACGTCCATAGTCTGGTAATGAGGAATGATGGAGCTCTCTATTATAACAACGAGGAGAAAAACAGGCTACCAGCAAACAACTTGCCACAGGAGGGCGATGTGGTG GGCATTACATATGACCATGTAGAactaaatgtatatttaaatggGAAGAACATGCATTGTCCAGCGTCAGGAATCCGAGGGACTGTCTATCCAGTGGTCTATG GGTTTGAGAAGATCCTCTTCGAGCAGCAAATCTTCTGA
- the SPRYD7 gene encoding SPRY domain-containing protein 7 isoform X1 — translation MAASAFCCLRWCRDGGAGHIPLKEMPAVQLDTQRMGTDVVIVKNGRRICGTGGCLANAPLHQNKSYFEFKIQSTGIWGIGVATQKANLNQIPLGRDVHSLVMRNDGALYYNNEEKNRLPANNLPQEGDVVGITYDHVELNVYLNGKNMHCPASGIRGTVYPVVYVDDSAILDCQFSEFYHMPPPGFEKILFEQQIF, via the exons ATGGCCGCCTCCGCCTTCTGCTGCCTCCGCTGGTGCCGGGATGGCGGCGCCGGCCACATCCCGCTGAAGGAGATGCCGGCGGTGCAGCTCGACACGCAGCGCATGG gAACAGATGTTGTCATTGTTAAAAACGGCAGGAGAATATGCGGCACAGGAGGCTGCCTAGCCAATGCACCTTTGCATCAGAACAAGAGCTATTTTGAGTTTAAAATCCAGTCCACAG GGATTTGGGGTATTGGAGTTGCAACCCAGAAAGCAAACTTGAATCAAATTCCACTGGGTCGAGACGTCCATAGTCTGGTAATGAGGAATGATGGAGCTCTCTATTATAACAACGAGGAGAAAAACAGGCTACCAGCAAACAACTTGCCACAGGAGGGCGATGTGGTG GGCATTACATATGACCATGTAGAactaaatgtatatttaaatggGAAGAACATGCATTGTCCAGCGTCAGGAATCCGAGGGACTGTCTATCCAGTGGTCTATG TTGATGACAGTGCCATTCTGGATTGTCAGTTCAGTGAATTTTATCATATGCCTCCCCCAGGGTTTGAGAAGATCCTCTTCGAGCAGCAAATCTTCTGA